In Aedes albopictus strain Foshan chromosome 3, AalbF5, whole genome shotgun sequence, the following are encoded in one genomic region:
- the LOC109426000 gene encoding uncharacterized protein LOC109426000, producing the protein MPEQQIPAYERPSSSSSSEPVSQEHSLGALEERRNNANDRENQFVAIRNLMNNNRTSRNGIRPVIPHIPFERSFIPAPTRYYPIVIPAEPTIEDLLRQAAGTSELHVVTEIKLKVISHLTSLQRIPFFIPNLRALTLEGSIVTTLRDLGCDMTSLVYLNVSRCSLKNLDGTSGLETLEELVADYNTIEEVGPCTNLTMIKKISLKGNRITDLGSCTFLALCENLEVLDLRENFVSENPSFRHMLKENIPQLRSLNEIPFSEVAREENSDMSSSEYRSSSSSNDDERRGGRWDVGGAGDGAWNERRLRPATSQQERTVTVELLDDARPASADATKIKSQLTSGEPICGTIVTKARRTRRQRTAWGESTSCSSMSSSDSSYSKDFPDRLPQKHVDLELGVIGMQNHSSGSAADATTGGDDSQSLLRAARMWRQRSLQTREAIREQDQLTRQMSDG; encoded by the exons ATGCCCGAGCAGCAAATTCCCGCCTACGAGAGGCCATCTTCGAGCTCTTCGTCGGAGCCAGTATCCCAAGAGCACTCCCTCGGTGCCCTCGAAGAACGCAGAAACAACGCAAATGACCGCGAAAACCAGTTTGTGGCCATTCGCAACCTGATGAACAATAATCGCACTTCACGGAACGGTATCCGTCCGGTGATTCCACACATCCCGTTCGAGCGATCGTTCATTCCTGCACCGACCCGATACTATCCGATTGTGATCCCAGCGGAACCGACCATCGAAGACTTGTTG CGTCAAGCAGCCGGAACCAGTGAGTTGCACGTGGTGACCGAGATCAAACTGAAAGTAATCTCCCACCTGACCAGTCTGCAGAGAATTCCGTTTTTCATACCGAATTTGCGGGCGCTCACGCTGGAGGGCAGTATTGTGACGACCTTGAGAGATTTGGGTTGCGATATGACGTCGCTTGTTTACCTGAACGTGAGTCGGTGCAGTTTGAAGAACTTGGATGGCACCAGTGGGCTGGAGACGCTGGAGGAGCTGGTGGCCGATTACAACACGATCGAGGAAGTGGGTCCGTGCACCAATCTGACCATGATCAAGAAGATAAGCTTGAAAGG TAACCGGATAACAGACCTCGGTAGTTGCACCTTCCTCGCGCTTTGTGAAAATCTTGAAGTGCTGGATCTTCGCGAGAACTTCGTTTCAGAGAATCCTTCATTCCGTCACATGCTGAAGGAAAACATTCCACAGCTCCGTTCCTTGAATGAGATTCCTTTCTCCGAAGTGGCTCGAGAGGAAAATTCCGACATGTCCAGCTCCGAGTATCGATCGAGCTCTTCGAGTAACGACGACGAACGTCGAGGCGGCCGCTGGGATGTAGGAGGCGCCGGCGATGGAGCTTGGAACGAACGGAGACTTCGACCGGCCACTAGTCAACAAGAGAGAACCGTTACTGTAGAGCTGTTGGACGATGCCCGGCCCGCTTCAGCTG ATGCTACTAAAATAAAGAGTCAGCTAACGTCCGGTGAGCCTATTTGCGGAACTATCGTTACAAAGGCGCGTCGAACACGACGGCAGCGCACCGCCTGGGGGGAATCTACTTCTTGTTCCAGCATGAGCAGCTCCGACTCATCGTACTCGAAAGATTTTCCCGATCGCCTACCGCAGAAGCACGTCGATTTGGAGCTGGGTGTTATCGGAATGCAAAACCATTCGAGCGGATCGGCAGCAGATGCCACAACCGGTGGCGATGATTCACAAAGTTTGCTACGAGCGGCGCGAATGTGGCGCCAACGATCGCTTCAAACGCGGGAAGCCATTCGGGAACAAGACCAGCTCACGAGGCAGATGAGCGACGGTTAG
- the LOC115268037 gene encoding LOW QUALITY PROTEIN: epoxide hydrolase 4-like (The sequence of the model RefSeq protein was modified relative to this genomic sequence to represent the inferred CDS: inserted 1 base in 1 codon), with protein sequence MQLLLRPVQAIVIYSISAFYAVLFVLRTAIEFVVDPNRYWSTRTRFLSPAVLDDPTFGRHKYAEVNGVKLHYIENGNPDKPLMLFLHGFPEFWFSWRHQMKEFSQDYRVVALDMRGYGRSSAPSDRSAYQLDLLIEDVKSFVTMMGYEKVTLVGHDWGAIVGFQFVQKHMDMIDRYIMMGAPSLDVTRRLLATSWRQFRMSWYAFFFLMPWLPEFYIKNRDFRYIEDNMGGFLTSLDLEVYKYTFSKPGSLTRAIDYYRENFSFLRKEAKLPEIERXMYLMAENDKFITMQSGQLLMKAMPRLRCRVVPGSGHHTQQDQPVLVNKMIRDFLELNN encoded by the exons ATGCAGCTGCTCCTGCGCCCGGTCCAAGCCATTGTAATTTATTCTATCAGTGCGTTCTACGCGGTTCTGTTTGTGCTCAGAACGGCGATTGAGTTCGTGGTAGATCCGAACCGTTATTGGTCAACAAGGACTCGGTTCTTGTCACCTGCAGTGCTGGATGACCCTACATTTGGGAGACATAAATATGCCGAGGTTAAT GGTGTCAAGCTGCACTACATCGAAAATGGAAATCCGGACAAACCGTTGATGctgtttcttcatggatttccagAGTTCTGGTTCAGTTGGCGTCATCAAATgaaggaattctcccaagattATCGGGTGGTTGCACTGGACATGCGGGGATACGGAAGATCAAGTGCTCCGAGTGATCGATCTGCTTATCAACTAGATTTATTGATCGAGGATGTAAAAAGTTTTGTAACGATGATGGGTTACGAAAAGGTGACCTTAGTGGGACATGATTGGGGCGCGATCGTTGGTTTTCAGTTTGTCCAGAAACACATGGACATGATCGATCGTTATATCATGATGGGAGCACCATCGCTGGATGTTACCAGAAGGCTGTTGGCAACCAGTTGGCGCCAATTTCGGATGTCGTGGTATGCGTTTTTCTTCTTGATGCCATGGTTGCCGGAATTTTACATCAAAAATAGAGATTTCCGATACATTGAGGATAACATGGGAGGTTTCCTAACCAGTTTGGATTTGGAGGTGTACAAGTACACGTTTTCAAAACCTGGATCATTGACGAGGGCGATCGACTACTATAGGGAGAATTTCAGTTTCTTACGCAAAGAGGCAAAATTACCCGAGATTGAAA TAATGTACTTGATGGCTGAAAACGACAAATTCATAACCATGCAGAGTGGACAACTGTTGATGAAGGCCATGCCACGCCTAAGATGCAGAGTTGTACCCGGATCCGGACATCACACGCAGCAGGATCAGCCTGTACTCGTTAACAAAATGATCCGCGATTTTCTTGAGCTGAATAACTGA